From the genome of Paraburkholderia largidicola:
GAACTCGTTCTTGGTGTAGTCCGGCTCGGGCATCGAAAACGGGTTCTTGCTTTCGGGATCGGCGACTTCCTTGTCGGCCTTCTGGACGTCGGCCAACTGCTTGTCAGTACGATTGATGATCCAGACCGGCTTGCCACGCCATGCGACCGTCATCATGTCGCCTGGCTTGAGGTTGGAGATATCGACTTCGACGGGGGCCCCCGCCGCTTTGGCTTTTTCGGATGGTGCAAATGAACTAACAAAGGGTACGACGGTGGCGACTCCTCCGATGCCACCTGCTACGGTCGTCGCAATCAGCCAGGAACGGCGGCCGCCATCGACGCGTTCATCTTCCTTGTCTCGCATCACACGCCCCACTTCTGAGTTGGATTTTTCCTTCACGTCGGGTCTACCGCCGCTAGTTTGCTCGAATGGAGTCGGCATTTACAAGGGCCGATTGCCAAAAACCGTGCGAAGTCATTGATAAATCAGGGTTTCCCCGCACGGATCGCAAACATTTTTACGGCTTTTATTAAGCATTTCCTCCGTTTTTCAATCCTTTTCTTCGCCTAATCCGGCCGGTATTCAAACGGGATTATGAATATCGATAAAAAGGTGTTCGAGTTCGAACTGCTCGGACAGATGCGCACCCAGCGCTTG
Proteins encoded in this window:
- the petA gene encoding ubiquinol-cytochrome c reductase iron-sulfur subunit, producing MRDKEDERVDGGRRSWLIATTVAGGIGGVATVVPFVSSFAPSEKAKAAGAPVEVDISNLKPGDMMTVAWRGKPVWIINRTDKQLADVQKADKEVADPESKNPFSMPEPDYTKNEFRSRADHKNLFVAVAVCTHLGCTPTPRFQEGAQPNLPDDWPGGFLCPCHGSTYDLAGRVFKNKPAPQNLDIPPYMITGTTLVIGKDEKGEA